GGGAACTGAAGCAACTAAAGAGATTGTTATGTCTTCATCATTGCATGGTCCACCTATTGTTGTTACACAGCACATGCCGCCAGTTTTCAGTAGCTCTTATGCAAAGCGTTTAGATAAGCTGTTGCCAGTGCCTGTCCAAGAAGTGACAGGCACAACTAAACTGGAACCAGGCCATATTTATATTGCTCCTGGTGACAAGCACTTGCTTGTCAAAAGAAATCGCTTGTCGCTTCAGGCAGTGCTGGATGATTCCCTGCCAGTTAATCGTCATAAGCCTTCTGTTGATAGTTTATTTTTTTCTGTTGCTGAGAGTGTGGGGGCAAATGCTTTAGGTATTTTATTGACAGGTATGGGAGGGGATGGAGCAAAAGGGTTACTGGCAATCAGGCAGATGGGTGGAATGACTATTGTGCAAGATAAAGCTACCAGTGTTGTATGGGGAATGCCTGGAGCCGCAGTGAGCATGGATGCTGCCATTATGACATTGGGGCTTGATGATATTGCAAAAGAAGTAGCTTCACTATACCAGCCATCATTGGCTATCAATCAGTAGCGCGCGCTTGGTAATAGCTAAACTGGCCAATAATAAGCAACTTATGTTGCTCATATTATAGTGGCGAATATTGTGAGTAAGGATATTTGATCCATTACTTTTGTTGTTTAAGCAGTTGTTTAAACTGTTGCTGCTTTTCTTCCTGGGTTAACTGTGGAATAGCATCAGCAGATGGGTCACCTAAAGGAGAGGTATCCCAGTTGATAGTTGGCTGAGGCGTAACGGGTAAGCTTGCTAGGTAGTCTTCCACTACTGCTAACGCTTCTATCAAACCTTGCTGTTGAGGGTTTTCATCATCCATTTTAGCGAGCTTGCTAAGCATATTCTGAGCTATTTGCTCAATACGTTCGCGAGGTTCGTTGATACCTTGGGTTTCAAGCCATTGTTTGGCAGATGCTGCGCTGGTTGTCATAGGCTAATAGGGTGCTCTTCGTTACTTTTGTGATATGCCTTTCACTATGTGTATATTCTGTAATTAAGGGTACACCACTGAATGAGGGCATATGAAAACTGCTAACCAGCCGAAGCTTACCACAGATGCGCTTGGCACACAGCCTCTACGTGCCTTTATTGGTATTCCAATTGAACGTAGTTTAGCGGAAGCGATTTACCACTATTATCAAGCGGCTTTACCGTCAACAATCTGCCCTAACAATTTTCGTTGGACGAAGCTGGATCACTTTCACATCACATTAAAATTTATTGCAGCATTAGATTCAGCATTGGTTGAGACGCTAGTTGACCAATTAGGCGAGTTAGTTGCAGAACAAGCCTGCTTTAGTTGCCAGGTAAAAGAGCCTCATTGGTTTCCCAATAAACATAAAATACGCCTGTTGGCTTTATCAGTTAGTTCTGGGGGGGTACTGCCAGCGTTGGCATTAAGAATTAATCAGTTATGCTTACAGTGGCAGATACCAAAAGAAGCTAAACTGTTTCGCCCCCATCTAACCTTGGCTCGATTAAAACAGCCCATACATGGGGATAAATCGTTACCTGCTGCTTGCATTCAATCGTTTGATGTTAATGCAATCAAGCTTTATCAAAGCACCCTGGATAAAACTGGCTCTCATTATAAGGTACTGGCTACCATTCCATTATCACAAGCCTAACTATCAGTCCTAGATTAGTATGCTACGGCACCAGCAGTATACTCATCATCCAAGTCTATACGATAGCGTACTTGGTAATGCTCAAACTCAGGAATTAATTCGTCATAGGAGTATTTTACATATTTAGCAATTAGTATGGCGCGGTAGATCATGGCTAGCTGGTCGTCTGATAGTTGAGCAGCTTGCTCAGTATTGTAAATACAACTTTCAATCAGCTGGTGGCGCCATTGAGCCGGGTTATCTTCAGTAGCAAGAATGTGATCAACTAAGGTATAAACAAGTTTGATATGGTTGGTTTTGCTGTCGGCAAATAGTGACTTCATAATACTCAGCCTTTCCATAGTACAGGCTTTACCTGTATTGGTTATACTTTAAGCATAATGTGAGTCTCACTATCTTGCCACAGCTTGCAACCGAACGATAATAGATAGAGGTTATACCTTAAACTGTTTCATTAGGTCTTCCAGCTCAGAGGTTAGGCTGAACATGGCTTCACAAGCGTGGGTCGATTCTTGTGCCATTTTTGTTGTATCTTCAGCCACATGATTGATAGCGACGACATTGCGATTAATTTCTTCTGAGACGGCGCTTTGTTCTTCAGCTGCACTGGCGATTTGTTCGTTCATTTTGGTCAAGGTCTCAATGGATTCTGCAATAGATTCCAGTGATTTATTGGCTTCACAAGCTAAATTAACCGTTTCTTTAGCTTGGTTGCAGCCTTGGCTCATGGCGTTGACAGAATCATGAGAGCCGGTTTGTAAGCGCTCAATCATGGAGTGAATTTCTTCTGTAGATTGCTGAGTACGATTAGCAAGGTTACGTACTTCATCAGCCACTACGGCAAACCCTCGTCCTTGCTCACCAGCTCTGGCTGCTTCAATTGCAGCGTTAAGTGCTAATAGGTTGGTTTGCTCTGCAATACCTCTAATGACATCAAGTACACTGCCTATTGCATCGCTTTCTTGCTCAAGCTTAACAATGACTGATGTTGACTCTTCAATTTCCTGGGCCAGCTGATTGATACTGGTTTGGGTTTTATGAATCAGACTGGTGCCTTCCTCTGTTTCATGTTCGACATCAGTAGTGGCTTTAGCAGCTTGGTTGGCGTTTTGGGCTACATCTTGAATGGTGGCTGACATTTGATTAATTGCAGTGGCTATCTGATTGATATCCCCTTGTTGGAGGTTTACTCCGGTACAAGTGTTTTTAGCAATGTCTAACACGGTATGGCAACTGGAAGCTAATTTTTCCACGGTTGTCGAGACTTGCTGCACTAACTCATGGATGCGACTGATAAACAAATTAAATTGTTGCGATACAGCTGACAGTTCATCGTGACCTTGCTCTGGCATTCGTTTGGTTAAGTCACCTTCACCGCTGGCAAGATCTTCC
The DNA window shown above is from Spartinivicinus poritis and carries:
- a CDS encoding methyl-accepting chemotaxis protein, with the protein product MSLLSHLSVRQKFICLLVALSIIFIGSSFFSYQALTPIKLSWTKYQHEAAKRSELLETIQENLGYGGLIHNFKNYVLRKTDKYYGRIDQNYQNISNTVQQYQQLPNLSPAEQTALRTIADTADQYFNNSKKIKEFILNNYSISELDKTVKINDQPALSAISELNQTISQYSGETSQQLDDHLNKATLVMVISAVCALLLCMTALAFIYVAINGRITRLKDIMEDLASGEGDLTKRMPEQGHDELSAVSQQFNLFISRIHELVQQVSTTVEKLASSCHTVLDIAKNTCTGVNLQQGDINQIATAINQMSATIQDVAQNANQAAKATTDVEHETEEGTSLIHKTQTSINQLAQEIEESTSVIVKLEQESDAIGSVLDVIRGIAEQTNLLALNAAIEAARAGEQGRGFAVVADEVRNLANRTQQSTEEIHSMIERLQTGSHDSVNAMSQGCNQAKETVNLACEANKSLESIAESIETLTKMNEQIASAAEEQSAVSEEINRNVVAINHVAEDTTKMAQESTHACEAMFSLTSELEDLMKQFKV
- a CDS encoding protein-glutamate methylesterase/protein-glutamine glutaminase; the encoded protein is MSPIKVICVDDSVSMRNFLKVALEQDKKIQVVDLAADPYEAREKIRRHNPDVITLDVRMPKMDGLTFLEKLMQLRPMPVVMVSSQTVKGAEDTFKALEKGACDYLAKPFDPQVFDAFVDQLIYKVKAASLVNLSALNKKQDNKSIIQKRHAVSHLSKLKVQKQIKLIAIGASTGGTEATKEIVMSSSLHGPPIVVTQHMPPVFSSSYAKRLDKLLPVPVQEVTGTTKLEPGHIYIAPGDKHLLVKRNRLSLQAVLDDSLPVNRHKPSVDSLFFSVAESVGANALGILLTGMGGDGAKGLLAIRQMGGMTIVQDKATSVVWGMPGAAVSMDAAIMTLGLDDIAKEVASLYQPSLAINQ
- the thpR gene encoding RNA 2',3'-cyclic phosphodiesterase, with amino-acid sequence MKTANQPKLTTDALGTQPLRAFIGIPIERSLAEAIYHYYQAALPSTICPNNFRWTKLDHFHITLKFIAALDSALVETLVDQLGELVAEQACFSCQVKEPHWFPNKHKIRLLALSVSSGGVLPALALRINQLCLQWQIPKEAKLFRPHLTLARLKQPIHGDKSLPAACIQSFDVNAIKLYQSTLDKTGSHYKVLATIPLSQA